From one Bacillus sp. FJAT-42376 genomic stretch:
- a CDS encoding GyrI-like domain-containing protein — protein MNYEKRKKSAFVLAGFSAAGKWDGEMVYPIPGLWEKAEEMIESKGAKRITGVCLPPRSDHYFYTCGLEMAEVDFHAVQGMTVHTFPEQDYLVFIHKGSADRIPGTYAEIWKTFDDEGYKLKKGAPEIEVVESCMFGKETDAEYEMEIWIPVE, from the coding sequence ATGAACTACGAAAAGAGAAAAAAGAGCGCCTTCGTCCTGGCAGGCTTTAGTGCGGCTGGGAAATGGGATGGGGAGATGGTCTATCCGATCCCGGGTCTATGGGAAAAAGCAGAGGAAATGATTGAGAGTAAAGGAGCAAAACGCATTACCGGGGTATGCCTTCCTCCCCGCAGCGACCATTATTTTTACACGTGCGGGCTGGAGATGGCCGAAGTGGATTTTCATGCAGTCCAGGGAATGACCGTCCATACTTTCCCGGAACAGGATTATCTCGTGTTTATCCATAAAGGGTCTGCAGACAGAATTCCGGGTACATACGCAGAGATTTGGAAAACGTTTGATGACGAGGGATACAAGTTAAAAAAAGGTGCACCGGAAATAGAAGTGGTTGAGTCCTGTATGTTCGGAAAAGAAACAGACGCTGAGTATGAAATGGAGATTTGGATTCCGGTTGAATAA